A genomic stretch from Malus domestica chromosome 15, GDT2T_hap1 includes:
- the LOC114821340 gene encoding BES1/BZR1 homolog protein 2-like codes for MTGGGSSGRLPTWKERENNKRRERRRRAIAAKMYSGLRAQGSYKLPKHCDNNEVLKALCAEAGWVVEEDGTTYRKGCKPSPMEIAGAPTNMSACSSIQQSPQSSAFPSPVPSYHASPSSSSFPSPTRFDGNPSYLLPFLRNIASIPTNLPPLRISNSAPVTPPLSSPTSRGSKRKPDWDSLTNGCINSLRHPLFAASAPSSPTRRHHLTPATIPECDESDASTVDSGRWVSFQTGAPLVAPPSPTFNLMKPVAEQNVLQDAVEAHVGMGWASTAERGRGSDFEFESGTVKAWEGERIHEVGADDLELTLGNGKNH; via the exons ATGACAGGCGGTGGTTCATCGGGGAGGTTACCAAcatggaaagagagagagaacaataagaggagagagaggaggagaagAGCCATTGCTGCTAAGATGTATTCTGGTCTCAGAGCTCAGGGAAGCTACAAGCTTCCCAAGCACTGCGATAACAACGAGGTCTTGAAAGCTCTCTGTGCTGAAGCTGGCTGGGTTGTGGAAGAGGATGGCACCACCTACCGCAAG GGATGCAAGCCATCTCCAATGGAAATTGCAGGCGCCCCAACAAATATGAGTGCATGTTCCTCTATTCAACAAAGTCCACAATCCTCAGCTTTCCCAAGTCCTGTGCCATCTTACCATGCCAGtccatcctcctcctctttcccaAGTCCTACTCGTTTTGATGGAAACCCCTCTTACCTTCTTCCGTTCCTGCGTAACATAGCTTCCATTCCCACGAATCTTCCTCCTCTTAGAATATCCAATAGTGCTCCTGTAACTCCACCTCTTTCTTCTCCAACCTCAAGAGGTTCAAAGCGAAAACCTGATTGGGACTCCCTTACTAATGGCTGCATAAACTCCCTGCGCCACCCTCTTTTCGCGGCCTCTGCCCCTTCAAGTCCTACACGTCGACACCATCTTACACCTGCCACAATACCAGAATGTGATGAGTCTGATGCTTCCACTGTGGACTCTGGTCGTTGGGTCAGCTTTCAGACAGGGGCACCCTTAGTTGCTCCGCCTTCACCCACATTTAATCTTATGAAACCAGTGGCTGAGCAGAATGTTCTTCAGGATGCTGTTGAAGCCCATGTGGGGATGGGATGGGCAAGCACTGCAGAGAGGGGACGAGGCTCGGATTTTGAGTTTGAGAGTGGCACAGTGAAAGCTTGGGAGGGTGAGAGAATACATGAGGTAGGAGCGGATGATCTGGAGCTCACACTTGGCAATGGGAAGAACCATTAA